The Oryza sativa Japonica Group chromosome 11, ASM3414082v1 DNA window AGACTGGTGGGACGCTTGATCTATCTTTGCCATACAAGACCTGATATTTCCTATGCGGTTAGTGTTGTGAGTAGGTATATGCATGATCCTCGAACTGGTCACTTGGATGTTGTTCATAAGATTCTCAGATATCTGAAAGGGACTCCTGGAAAGGGATTGTGGTTTAGGAAGAATGGGCATCTAAATGTGGAAGGATATTGTGATGCTGATTGGGCGAGTAGTATGGATGATAGAAGATCTACATCAGGTTATTGTGTGTTTGTTGGTGGTAATCTTGTTTCTTGGCGAAGCAAGAAGCAGGCAGTGGTGGCTCGGTCTACCGCAGAAGCAGAATACAGAGCTATGGCTTTGAGCTTGAGTGAGATGTTGTGGATGAGGAGCTTGTTGACTGAATTGCGAGTGCTAAGAAGTGACACTGTGATGCTTCATTGTGACAATAAATCAGCCATCAGCATTGCAAACAACCCTGTTCAGCATGATCGCACTAAACATGTGGAGATTGATAGGTTCTTCATTAAGGAGAAGATTGATAGCGGGGTGATTAGGTTGGAGTATATTAAGTCATGTGAACAACTAGCTGATTGTCTAACAAAGGGGTTAGGTCCTAGTGAGATTCAATCAATATGTAACAAGATGGGTATGATTGATATCTTTTGCCCATCTTGAGGAGGAGTGTTGGTGTAAATATGTGTTGTACTAAGGACCTATCTGTAAAGTGTTATGCTAATAGAATAGATGAGGAAGGGGTGAGCTGAGTAGGCTAACCCTAGAAAAATTCCCCAAATTGAACAATAGTTGTCATCACCATAGCCATGTTGCCTTGGTTCAATATCTCCCGAGCAGTTCCTTCGAAGAGGAGGCCCACATAGACCATTGTTGCCATTATACATATCAGGATGTTCCATGTATAGGGTGCCAAGTTGTGATCCGGAGGGTATTGTTCCTGATAGATTGTTGTACGACAGATCCAAATTGCTCAAATATGATAAATTTGATAGGGTAGATGGGATCTCTCCAGAAAGATTGTTCCTTGAGAGCTCGAGCGATTCCAGTGACTGCAATGATCCAATCTTGTATGGAATTTTTCCATTCAAGTTATTCCTTGACAAATTCAGATTTTTCAAAGCAGCAAGAGAAGCTATTTGTTCGGGAATTCCACCAATTAAGCAGTTTGATGACAAGCCATCTTCAGGTACGGAACCTGAAGCATTGTAGCCGTCCTCTCGCTTCATCCCCTCTAATTTTGTGAAACTCCGCGGTAAGTTACCTGATAAACTGTTGGCTGCTAGGTCCAACTGGCGAAGATTCGGAAGATTTGTGATATTGTCTGGAATAACCCCAGAAAAAGCATTATAGCTTAGTCGTAACAACACTAAATCCTTCTTGTCTCCTATCCACTTCGGTAATTTGCTGGAGAAATTGTTCCTTGATAGATCTATGATTTGTAGCTGTATGCAGCCTTCTAGAAAAGCTGGGAATGTGCCAGCGAATCTGTTGTTACTTAAAAGAAGAACTTTTATGTTTTTCATGCTAAAACATTGCTGAGGGAAGTCTCCTTCAAAAAGATTGTTTGCTAAGTCTATGGTGTCCAGGTATTGCATTTTGCAGAAAGACCCTGGAATATGGCCTGACAAATGGTTGTGGGAAAGAATTAGCATGTATATATTAACTCCAAATTCTGATGGTAGCGGTCCAGATAGGGAGTTATTGTGAATATCCAATGCTGAAAGGTTTCTCGGCAACAGAGGTATTTGACCACTTAGTTTGTTTGAACGTATATCAAGATATTCCATAGCCATGGTTTCCATATTTGCTGGAAAGACACCACTGATTTGGTTGTTAGACATGACCAAGTCTTTTACTTTTGAAACTGTTGTCCAAAACCAGACTGGAAGTTTATCGATTATACCAGCTTTTGAAATATCAATGTACGAAATATTAACTGACCACTGGAGCCAAAGAGGGAAATCGAGGACCCATCTGGCAAGATGCAAAACGTGCTTCTTCTAATGTAAATGGTGCTAACCATCCAGGATCCACCACAATCTTCAATAATTGATTGTCAGATAAATCTATGTATTTTAAACTCTTTAGGCTAACAAAGTGTTCTTCTGTGATGACACCTTCTAGGTTATTGCCACGTAGGTTCAAATAAGTCAAACTATCGAGCATACCTATCTCAACGGGTAGAGGTCCAGTGATTAGGTTGATAGACATGTCGAGAGTGACAAGGTTGGGAAACTGTCGGAACAACCCTGCTGGTAGAGATCCATTGATGTTATTGTATGACATTTTCAATTCCGATAACTTACTCGATGAACATTGTGGTAGACTCCCAAACAACTCTGTCATGTTCCCTCCCGAAAGACTCTCATCAAGGTCTAGAACTTCCAAATTACATAGGTTCCTCAGCAAGTTTGGTGCCATACTGCCCAAATCGTTATTTGAAATTCTAAGGACTCTGAGGGACGTCATGTCTCCTAGTGCAATTGGTAGCTGATCATACAAACGGTTTTGTGAAAGATCGAGGAACTTGAGGATTGTTAAGTTCCAGAACCAACAAGATGCATACGGGTGGTCAAAGTAATTCATGGACAGATCGAGCTTCTCAAGTTTTGTGAGGTTGAAGTGTGTGAGTGATTGGTTTGCCCTCTGGAGACGGCAAAATGATAAACTGAGGACTCTTAAGGATGGGATCATGTTCATGACGTAAGGCCAATCAGATGCAGCGCTAAGATCTATGTAAGTTAAATTGAGGAATTTTAACGATCCTAGACGCGGCAACCATGATATATCTGTTAAGTGCACACCTCCCTCCATATCGGAAAGGTCAAGATATCGCAAATTTGAAAGATTACCGAGTTGAGGAGGCACCGTACCGGTGAATGGTATGCTCGAGAGATTCAGATATCTCAAGCTGTTCATAGAGCCCAAGAACTTGGGGATTTGACCACTTGGCCCTTCCAGGGAATTGATGCTGAGATCAAGGTGTTCAATATGGTCCAAGTGGAGCAGCTGAGGGCTTATCTCTCCAACCAAACCAACCAACTCGAAACGGTCAAGGTCATATCCGCCATTGAGGTGAAGCCTGAGGACGTGGCCGGTGAGGTTGCTACAGGTGACGCCTCTCCACCGGCAGCAGTCATGATCGTCTTCCTTCCATGAGGTGAGGAGGCCTAAGGGGTCGCTGGTGATGCCTCGCTTGAAGGCCAACAGGGCATCCCATTCCCGTGGCACGCAGGCGGTCGTTGCCTGCAGGGGTAAAGTGCTGGCAGCTAGGAGGAGAAGGCTGCCGAGGAGGAGCAATGGCTTACTGGTGGGATTCATGTTCATCGGGGCACACGTAGAGATACTACTTGTGGAGTAATAGACTAATAGTGGACGACAGCATCGGCGGTCTGTATGTGCACGGCCAACCCTCCTTAGCTCAATTTATACTTACGAATGACCAGAATGACCTTAGCAACTCTTTATAGCTTAATTAGGAATGACCTTACATACTTTGCTtggaataaaagaaaatattattataatattaccagaaataaacaaaaatatacTTTTAATTAAATATGTTAGCCATCTTTTGTTATAAGGAATatttaatttgatttgatttgatttgattttatatgtcattatctatttagatttgaattttttaatattaaGAAATTAAGGGATAATTTTCTAAACTACAATTATAGTAAGTGGGGAGACAGATTTACTAACATCATCACTATCTTTTTTGAAGTAGTATATAAATAATCAAGCACTGTCGTTTTAGATTACATATGTAGATTTTTGTGCGGATTATTTATGCCATGTTTTCAAAAGTAtgatttctttaaaaattttggATATCAACGTTTCTTAGGTAACTTGTGTTTGAACTAGTTGTTAGTTTTATAACATATAGGCCCCGtttgcggcggcgcgagcgtgGGGGCGCGGGCTCCGGGTCGCGCATGGGctgggcggctggcggcggtgtgGCTCTGCCTCCGTGATCGGCTGCTCGCGTCGCGGCGTCCTCGCTATGGGCTATGGCCCGGGGCTACGGGCTAGGGCGATgaggagagagacagagagagttGTGTCGATCGATTCGATACACGCACGTCGCGACTCACGTGTGGGACCTGTGAGCCATAGTTAGGGCGTCGGGAGTCGGGAAGGGGGATTATatcgcttttttttcttttcaatagtcgctattttttttaatagtgaGTCGATCGCCCTTTTTTCAGGTGGTCCCGGGACCACTGTATCCACCGTTGCCCGTTTCGAGCTCCCAACTCTAACTTACTTCGAGCCAGAGCTGTGCCAATTGCCAAACGGTACAGATCCTCGTCTTTTGGAGTAGATCTAGCAGAGCTACCCCTAGAAAATGAACTACAGGGGTGGAGTTGGAGTTTTGCTGCTCCATTGCTTCACTCCATcccaaaagacccactaccctttaatcttttaagtctatttacacaaaaataccACTCAACTACCCTTCACTCCTCTCctgttctctctcctccccatctTCCTCCTGATCCCAACCGAGCtgcgggggtggcggcggcggcgggcggcgtgcACCTGGGGATGTCGCGCGGCCGGCGGATCGACGCGAGCACGCGCGGAGACGACGGGCGGCGTGCCTGGGGACGGCAAGCGGCCGGCGGGTTGGCGGCGCGCCTGGGGCCGAcggctgttttttttcttttttttttccagatctAGAGCTAAAACGTAGCCAAACATTTTTCAACAAATTTTCATCTCTAATAGGAGCTAGCTATCACTGAAGTTAGAGTTTAGAGCTCAAAGTTAGATTTTGGAGCCCTACCAAATAGGGCCTTAGTATGTAATTACATTCATCAATTTTAAATAACGCAACCTATGACCATAGTCAAAGTCGATCGGATGTGGTCagctgtttggtttttttttttgaaagatccAAGTCGTCGGCTGGTTTAATTAGATGACCCTAGCTAGCGTGTGACTGATAAGATAACGAAGGCGTCGCCCCGTCGTATGCATTGCACCGAATTGAATGGCACGTCCAAGTTGGCGTACATACGATTGTCGCAGTTGGGCGTTGACTTGACTATCAGTATAGACCTCACAACTCGGTTCTTTAAATTAGGGTGCGTTTAGTTTTTAtaggtgtcacatcgaacgttcgACGGAATATCACTTGGATATGAATGGGTTTTTttatatgaatgaaaaaactaatttaataactcgtctggaaaccatGAGACGAATTatcaagcctaattaatcaatcattagcacatgcgggttactgtagcacttatggctaatcatggactaattaggctcaaaatattcgtctcgcgatttccatacaaacttaAAATCCAGCCTTTGCTTTAATAGAAACTACGGACACTTATTAAACTTATTAAGAGTGTTCGTACATGCAGGAGAAAATAGAACCGATGAAACCGTGTTGTTGCAAGTGGAACAATTGGTGTCATGTTGCTCAACGACTTTTGCTTGCTATGTATGATTTCTGCTTCGATACTCCTGGAAATTACCAAATATTACTACTACAGAAAACTCATTGGTACCGGTTAGGAACCCCTTAGGTAACCGACACCCAGTAGGTGGGGCCGATAATTTCGGTCATCGGTTAAGAGATATAAGCAGGGGTGAAAACGGACGGGTACGGTTGAATCATGACATTCCCATATCCTAAACCATATTTTCCTTTAAATTCGGAGCCTGATACGGACTTATCATGTATCCTATCCCATATTGTTTCCTTTGAATTGGATTCAGGAATGGATATCTGCTTGTATCTCTAATTCATGGATATTAAATATAATAAGGCAATTAAAGTATTAAAAGAGATACATAAAGAGAAAAATTATACAATATTACATGTGAGCTCGTAAAATAGTGATTAATCTATCTTTTATCATGTTTGTAGCTTGATTTATAATAGATTTTCATACATGTTTTATAACATGGGACATACGGGGCGGATACACGTCTTCTCGTATCCTAACCCATATTTTCTAACGAATTTGGATTCGAACTCAGATAGTATCGAGTATCTCATTTTTTTCTCCCATATATATTCCTCCCGTGAGTCTTGGGTCCGATGGG harbors:
- the LOC112937000 gene encoding DNA damage-repair/toleration protein DRT100 — encoded protein: MNMNPTSKPLLLLGSLLLLAASTLPLQATTACVPREWDALLAFKRGITSDPLGLLTSWKEDDHDCCRWRGVTCSNLTGHVLRLHLNGGYDLDRFELVGLVGEISPQLLHLDHIEHLDLSINSLEGPSGQIPKFLGSMNSLRYLNLSSIPFTDNITNLPNLRQLDLAANSLSGNLPRSFTKLEGMKREDGYNASGSVPEDGLSSNCLIGGIPEQIASLAALKNLNLSRNNLNGKIPYKIGSLQSLESLELSRNNLSGEIPSTLSNLSYLSNLDLSYNNLSGTIPSGSQLGTLYMEHPDMYNGNNGLCGPPLRRNCSGDIEPSTIHIYTNNNKAGHVPEPMFFYLGLVSGFIAGLWVVFCIILFKKTWRIAYFRIFDKVYDKIYVLAVVTWASLFQKMTAQ